CATGCCATAATCATAGTTCTGTCTTCTTAGGGGACACCTGGAAACATGTTTTTGAACAAAAAGTTAAAACCTTTATTTTCTACTGTGTAATGTAGGGAATCTTTGGAAATGAGTGGTTGATTCCTGTGTATTTCTAAATTACACACAACCAAGAATAATATCATGGAGGCGTGATTAATAAGAACACAGAAGAATGGACAGCTGCAAGTCAGCAGGAAAATATACAACACTCAAGAATTTACAAATCTTCAGGAGACATTAGAAACTTCTTTGTCCCCTGTGCCAAAGTGGAATCCAACATACATAAAGTCTGAACtcttttaaaacctgtttttaaCAGTTAATAACAGGAGTAGTGTTACTTAAGTCCTAATTTAGccttaaaatataataattcaCCAAGACAATAACTGGTATTATTATTCAATGGTATTACTAGAAGACACCAAGCCATTTCTCTGCTATGGGCATTGCtacaatatttttgtttccttctggcAGCTCACCTGTCTGTTGTAATTGTGAGCACATCTGTCTCCTGACAGTACCGCTCTCCCACGAGCTTAATGAGCTTCTTCTTTGCATGGTCATCCAAATTCAGGTTAGAAAGTTTAACCttcaagaaaaagagaaaacaaattcctTGGAAAATCGAAACTCTGAACTCTGGAAGTACTTGAGACAGGCACATCTTATATCAAGGAGAGCTAATCAAGATGCATTTGCAGAATTTCTTCGAATTGTATCATGTTGGAAGTCTTAACACAAGGCAAGAATAATGTGAGTATTCAAACAGTTTATACCTGCATAATAAACATCCCCACAATGCCTTACAAGTCCCAAGGCCAGTCAATATGAATGGACAGAATTGGTCAGGAACACACAGATGTGCTCATTTGTGTGTGATTTCGAATTCCCTCCATTTCCCTCATCTCCTTACAGATCACACTTgatgtttgggaaaaaaaaaaaaaagccaagcatTTAGGGGTTTGAAACAAAGGCCGTTTACCAAAACTACTACTTACTCTTAAGGTCACCACTCTTGCTTTGGGATTCCGAATAGAAGTCCCTGAAGAAACATAATCTACTGTTTCAATTTCAATGGGAAAATGCTGCTCACATTTCTCATCACTGTCCAGAGCACTTGGCCATTCAGTGCAGAAATCTGTACAATAAAGAGAAGATACTCTGAGTAACACCTGTCTGATACATttggctgaggttttttttctttccaatgtactgcaataaatgtttttaaaagtactaGTCCTAGAAACCACACTCATTTTGGTGACAGAAGTGTTCCTGCTAGACTTGCTTTGTCTGAAAACTTCCAGAGAtggtttcaaaagaaaaaacccaacaaactaaacaaagaaaaatcaaaaacccCTCAACTCCCTCTCACCTTTAAGAGCTGCACAGTGCTTCTTAATTGCAGGAGGAGTAAGATGCAAAAAATTGGGAATCTGAAACAGACAGATTAAGAATTACCAAAATAATAGCTTTTTCTACGTAAAGAAGTAAACGGGCATTACTGAAATCTGATAACACTTCTCAGATTTGCTAAGGCAGTATAACATGCTTAAGGAAATATTCATATAAGCAGACTCTTATCAAATCTGATTTAGGGAAAGACTTAACTTTGTGAAAAAAGTCCCAGCCATGATCATCCTAAAAAGTCTCCAGATATCATTCACTTGTTAATTAACTTTTTGTAACCACTTAGAAATTTGGGAGGATTAAGTGACTTAATAACAGAAAGCAGTCTCCAAGACAAATATTCCAACCAAAGCAGTGCAGCCTTAGTGAACAGTGACTTTAAAAGTGAACCCCCAGCCATGGCACTTGCCTTGATAAGTTCTAGGTTGCCTTCTTTTGGTGGAGGTACTCCTCTCTTCACTGGGTAACCCATTCGGATTGGGAGAGGCACAGAGGCAGGTTTGAAGGCAGCTGCTGTTGGGTACACACTGCTCCAGTCCTGATCCACAGCCATCCTCTCTGTCCTGGGAGGTGCAGCCTGATCAAGGGAAAAGGGGACAGGAGATACACGGCAGGGTCAACACACCGAACAATGATTTCTGCAATCaattcccagagctggacatTTTAAGACACTTTTACAGCAAAAGTTAGTGCTGATTTGTAGAGGAATTTTTTGCAGAGAGCTTCTCCCATCTTAGCTGCTAGGCCTTTCCCAGTCTTCCACTGCATTTGATGGCAGAAATGCTTAGGAAGAACTTGCCACCTACATGCCTTGGGATAAATCAGGAGGGGGAATCTAACCAGTAGGGAATTGCAAACTCTATTTCCTAAAGGGCCTGAGCATGTAGTGGGGGACAAGACAACGAGTTttaaaattctggaattttgtAGGTGTGGAGCAGTTCATAATAAATAATGCTGGAGTTTCCTGCCATAGAAATTCCATTGTAGGGACAATGTATCAGTACATTGCAGAAATAGCTTATACTCTCAAAAAAACTGACCATCACTTCAGTCAAATGctgttagaaaaagaaaagcttaatGCCAGAAAGCAACCATAAGAAATCCTGTAAACTCAGGCTGAAAACAGCATTGACATGTCTGGGTGATTGGAAATGCAACTTTAAGTTACTTTTCGGACCTGCACTACATGGTGTCAATGCAAGTTAAGCATCAGCTTAgtgttatatttttttattttgataacaTAGACTGAAAAGGTTAGAGAAAGCAGGTGCTGGCCTGAACAGTCCCAGGGGATTCTTTCACCAGGGTCTGACTGCAGAAGGGGCTCCTGGGCAAACTGATACAACACACAGGTTAGAAAACTTTCCCTAACACCTGAGCGAACTGCAAATTTCCGTACTTACTGATCTTAGAAACTGTGGTgtcctgcctcttctccttaATGAAcctaaaggaaggaaaaaaaaaaaaaaaagagattaacaaaaacattttaaaaataaattattctattGAGAGCAAAAGCTGTAGCATAATTCTGTATGTTTGTCTTTGTGACAATATCAAGTAATACTCCGCAATCTTCACACAGAAGGGGAAGATCAGATACTGAAAACTGCAGATtactaaataatttctttagaaaaataagatgaaaaaacaTAGGAATTCCTCTGGATTCGTAAATATTCTTGACTCTGCAAAAAATTGCAATGAAACTCAGAGGTGGGTCTTCAGCTTTGACAATTACTTACCTGGCTACACACTACCATGGGCTGCTCCATATATTCTGGAGGTGCCTTTTATAACAGCCActttttgggttcttttttaTCTCATTCACATATCTTACAACCCTACCCCATAAAAACTTGTGGATTTcacatgctattttttttccttatctgaGAACTTTATAGACCCTTTTCACCCTCTTCTTGCTACTAAAATTTTCAACTGAACAATTACATCCATTCAGGGCTCTCCACCAGGTAATATTTAGAATTTCTTTATCCCCCGACCTACCTTTTTCGTGGTGCGTTCAAAAGTCACAACAACCTTGCTATTGCTGTTACAAACTCAGGCCGGGACACCTTCAGCTACTGCACTGTCACCGGACATCACTCAGAAGCGCCTTCAGCGACCTGGCGTGCCCACCGGGAAAAGGCCGGGAAAACCCTCCCGCTCCCATTGCCAGAGGCCAGGCACGACACCAAAGGCTTCCCAGAAGTACACACAGCGATGAAATTCCCCTTGGGAATAACCAAACTCCGCCACCGCCCCGCCGCAGCCCTGCCTGCCGTGCGTCCCGCCATGCCGGCGCTGCAGCCCGACCGCCGCGGGCACCCCGCGCTCACCTTCCGCGGGCTGCGGCCCTTCCCTGCCGCTCACCGCGGCCGCCGACGAAAAAGCGGCGAGTCCCCAGCGAGGCGTGCCCGGGGCCCCGCCGGCGGCCCGGGACAGCAGAGCCGGGGACAGCAGAGCCCCGCAGCTCAGCCCGGCCCGGCAGCACCGCCCGGCCCGCGCCGccatcccggccccgccgcgctcctcccgcggccccgcccggcgcGACGGCGGCCGGCTggggcccggccccgcacggGAGAACGCGGCAGCGCCGCCCGCACGGAGCCGCGTAGCGCCCGCTCTGCCCCGGGGAGGAGCTGCCGGCATTCCCGGCTCTGTCCTTGAGCGCTGCTGTGGAGCCCTGAACTGGGAATATCCCGGGTTGGAAGTGTGTCCTGGCCCTGCGTAGACCCCCAAGCAGTTCCACCCTGTGCGTCCCTGAGAGCGTTGTCCGAACGCTTccggagctctggcagccttggggccgtGACcatgccctggggagcctgttcagtgcccgacaccctctgggggaagagaCTTTCatgatatccagcctaaacctcctctgacacaacttcaggccattccccgagtcctgtccctggtcacagagagcagaggtCGGAGatgctcctctgcttcccctcatgaggaagcagcagaaggCCATGAGTGgctccctcagtctcctccaagtcaagttttttccccctcacaaGTAAAAATACAACTTCTCCCCTCAGTTTCCTccagttttttggggggaattgaGTTTTCCCTCCAGaaccgaagggaaggaggattGGTGAAAGCAGCCATACAATACAGTTCAGAACAGGAGATCTAGACAGCAACCAATGAAGAAAAGTTTAAGTCAGTGTAGCTGTAAATCGAAACACGATAGCCAGTAAAATTTGCTAGGAAAAGACACAGTGCTGCAAAAACTGTGCATTTCTTAAAACTAGTAATCAAAACCTGCTAAAAGTTTGATGGCATTAGTCTCTCCTTCATGCTGTTCAACCAGAACCTCCTGTCTCTCAAGTCACCTCTTCTCCCACAAGATCcttccagccttttttttttttttttttttttgttgcagaaCAAATTGAATTGTGCTGGGCTACATCTGAGACACGTCAAAAACCTCATCTGAACGATAATGGACTGTGGCTTTTCTAGTAAATACACTGCAAATGGGACTCAAGGTTTTGACTCATATTTCATAGAGAAAGAGCTTCAAATTAAAAGCTTCAAATCTAAATAGCTGCCTGGAAAGTCCTGTATTAAAGACATGGAtactgctcagagctggggccTTAGAACTCACTTAAGAATGAAGTGAAATACCAACAGGCACATTGAAAGTTTCCTCTGGAACACAGCATGGAACTTCCTTTTCAAGGGAAAGCTTTCAGCTTTCCTAATGTTTTAGCCACAAAATAAATCTTGataaggaaacaaaactgtTGGTAGCACAGGCGGTCCTAATAAACTGCCTGAATTTCCAAGTCCGGATGAAAAAGATATGCACAATTTTATCCATGTATATGCACagttttattcatattttattttgtgtaaaataTACTAGTATATCATCCTGAAGGACAGGAAAtgtaagaggagaaaaaaaaaatctaagaaaaacGTGTAAACAGAAAAGACTACGTGATTTGTTTACAtctaaaaaatcaaaacattgaCAAACATCATGTGGATTTGGAGCAAGGAGAATTGAATGCCCTTGAATGTTTTTCCTTACTGGAAAATTGACTTCCTGCTCcatttgcttctctttcctgcTTTCCAACTGGACTTTTCAGTGACAAACTAGTAATTGAATTTTCCTCTCTGATGCAGCACAACCAACCCAGAGTCCAGCATCTCGTCTCGATGGCCACGTTCCACAGGAGGCATTTACATTTAGTAATGTTTTACAAGATTTGGAAAGCAACACATTCCCATACATTCACCACCGGCTGGTTTTAGTGGGAGGAGATCCACGGCTATCCAAGCTGATAAGCTTTTTGCTCTGTCGATGACACTGTGGCCAGCACTGACCTGCAAATATCAGTGTTTGTGCCTCCAAGACCCCAGGAATTTCAAGGCTCTTTTAACAGCGAAATTAGTGCTGATTTGTAGAGGAATTTTTAACAGAGGGCCTCTCCCATTTGGCTACCAGGCCTTTTCCAGTCTTCCACTGGAAGATTGGTTTCAGAGATGCTTAGGAAGAGGAACTCGCCGTCTTCCTGCCTTGGAATAAATCAgcaagaggaggagggggaataGAACCAGTACGGAATTGAAAACTCTCTTTCCTGAAGGGCATGAGTGTGGGGTGGCAGGGAGGACAATGAgcattaaaattctgaaattctgaaagtGTGAACCAGTTCATAACACCCCAGTTCCTGAGCATTGAAGGGGATCAGGGTTTGGCCAGTTGTGTCTGATACGTTTATCAACAACTGTGGCTGAGTGTCCCTTCGGGCAGCGAGCAGGTGACACCGATTTGGCAGGAGCTGTCGATCTGCAggagggtaggaaggctctgcagagggaccaGGACAGGCTGCATGGCGTGAGGGTCCGCAAGGCccagtgctgggtcctgcacttgggCCACAGCAGTTCTCAGCGTGTGGAGCTCTGTTACATGATCTGGGGCAGAGGCTCTTGGTTGACTGTTGGTGTCAGTTGCTTCTGGCAGTCCTTCCGTTGTCCCTTGGGTCACCCACAGACCTGCAGAACCTTCGGGCTGGTCCTGCTGTGAAGGGTcagccttgctgctgcctgggtGGAAGGTCCCTTACAAAGGTAACAACTTTCCCCATCTCCCTGGATTTTCTCCAGAGCACAGAGATGCTCAGCAGCTGACTGCAGCTGCGTGTATTGACAGTGCTGACAAGACAAGCCGAGGCTCCACTGCTGGAACTCAAAAGGTTCCCCCATTCCTCCCCCAACCTCTCATCTCATCTGTCTGAGGACACTGACCTCCTCACtcagtattttccttctgcatcaAAGCTCAAGGTCAAGTCAAGGGTGCAGGGACCCTCTTGGTCCGCTGTTCCACGGACACCAGGAAGTACAGCTCATTTCTGGGATCAGTGGGGCATGTTCTGCTCACTCAGTTTGCAGCTCACCAGCACTGGTGAAATGGCACCTCAGTCTTCAGCTGCGAAAGGGACACTCATCTTTCTGTAGACAGAAATGCCTGTCTGAAATACTCAGGCCATTCCTAAAAATCTGCATGAAACTTAAGGTTATCTGCCATGCCACATAGTATCACCATATATTTCTAACCCTTTTCTCTGAAATCTATTGTTCTAAGGAGTATGGAGATTACTTAGAGTTATCTTTTATTGATTAGTTTGGGCTTTTCTCACAGAGTTGTTCAACAAAaccttttctctcctctctgtctGCAGCCTGAGCAAAAGACGCGGCTGATTTTGCTCACAGCATGGATAACAGCAGTAGTCTTGTTCTTCTCCTtaccttgctgctgctgaacatgAGCAGTCCCAAAGCCTCCACCCCTCCTGCTGACTGCGAGGTGGCAGAACCTCCACCCCCAGGAGCCGGCTCCAGCAGGAACCACTCGCTGGTAGAGTACGGGCTGAGCCCGGGGGAAATCGCAGCTGCCAGCGTGGTTTGGGGAGCGCTGTGGCTGATCTCTGTCCTGGGAAACTTCCTCGTTTGCTTAGTGAtccacaggagcaggaggacaCAGTCCACCACCAACTACTTTGTGGTGTCCATGGCCTGTGCAGACCTGGTGAGCAGCGTGGGGAGCGcgcccttcctgctgctgcagctgagctccGGGCGGTGGATGCTGGGCAGCGGCGTGTGCCGGCTGGTCAGGTACATCCAGTACCTCACGCCCGGGGTCCAGATCTACGTGCTCCTCGCCATCAGCGTGGATCGATTCTACACCATTGTCTACCCCCTGAGCTTCAAAGTGTCCAGGGGGAAAGCCAAAAAAATGATTTTGGTCTCTTGGCTCTGGGGTGCTCTGTTTGCATCACCGGCCTGTTTTCTCTACGGCTCCAGCAGTGACCACCACTGCAactttttcctccccagttcTTGGCTAGGAGCTGCCTCTGGTGGCATCCACCTCTCAGTGCTGTCGCTTTTGATCCCATCACTCCTCATTATCCTCTGCTACCAGAAACTCTTCATCTACATTTGGGGAAGTGGCGCTGAGGACACAGCTGGCAGGAAGACAATGAATCTCAtctcaagaagaaaagagaaaactgccAAGATGTTCTTCATCTTTGTCTTGGATTTTCTCCTGTCCTGGCTCCCTTTCTTCACGGTACAGTTGTGGCACCCACAGGAAACAGACTACAGAAAGAGCTCCTtgcttttcctggctgtcaCCTGGATCTCTTTCAGTTCCTCAGCTTCTAAGCCAATCCTCTTCTACATTAATAATGCAAACTTCAGAAGAGGAATGCAAGAATTTTGTTGCGTGTGGAAATACCCCAGAAGCAAGATCTACACCATTACCATCAGTTCcaggacagacaaaaataatCACGTGGGGATCAGAGATACCCCAGCACCAGCCCAACCTTACCATCACCTGTGATGCTTTGAACAGAGAAGTCAAGGAGCATGAGCTTGTCAGGCCTGGTGAGTCCAGTCCCACAAATACATTTGCCAGGAGGGTTTCATTACTTTGAAAAGCAATGGATGAGCTATGGGGAAGCTATGTTCCCCCAGAAGAGGAAGGATCTTTCACTGTTTTGAAGCAATAAATACTTACATATTTTAGATGAGCttctaggaaagaaaaaatataaatgttccATATTATTTAATGGCTTGGGTCTGGTgcattttttctatttcatttcagatttcaCATTCTGCTTTGGGGAGCTCCTCTCCTGGAATCTACAGGAGTCCTTACACTCTCTATCTCtagggagaaaagggaaagaaagaaacattgCTCGTTACAATCCCTGTAAGGGATGGGCCATAGTGTATAAATGCCTAAATCCACCCAAATCCATCTAGGCTTCCTTCCATTATGTCCCTGGGGATATTCCTGCACTGGGCTTGTCCCTCTTGTTCAGACCCCACTGGTATGGTGGACAGGGTGTTGTTGGGTTAATGGCTTAACTGGATGATCTGAAgggtattttccaacctaaacaattctagGATTCTGTCTCCTTCCAGTCTTCCTGTGCCTCCATTTCCATTCAGGAGTAACCTCCTCCTGGAAAAGTCGCAGCAGATTGTTTCGGCAGAGTTTAACTGCAGAAGCAGTTTAACTGCAGAACCTGGACAAATTCCCAGCCCACAACTTAGGACTCCTCCTCCACACAGGCCTTGATGGAGGAGCCTCAGGCTCTGCCATCCTGGGGCCAGTTCCAGTGTGTGGCTGTGGAGTCACAGAGCCATGATTCCATTGCATGGAGTCACGGAATatcctgggttggaagggagtcctggctctgcacagaaaccccaacaatcccaccctgtgcctgagagtgttgtccaaatgtgcctggagctctggcagccttggggtcATGGCTGTTCACTGGGGAACGtttccctgatatccagcctaaaccttccctaacacagctccagccgtACTCTCAGGTCCTGTCCCTggccacagagagcagagatgggatctgcccctctgctgtcccttgggaggaagctgcagaccCTGCTGAGGTCTGCCTTGGTCTTCTCCAAGTCAGTTTTCTTCCCtcaaaactaaaaaatacaACTTCTCAGGCACTGCATGCTGTTTATCTCCCCAAAACAGGGACAGGTTCTTTCAACAACCTCTGTAAGCAAAGCTCTGTagattttttcaggaaaactcAAATGGATTCATCTTCCCGTGGAAATAAGATGGTGGCGCTGTCGTGTTTAAATCTGGACTAGGTAGTGCTGCTTTTcttaaatttcatctttttttcctgtgcctcAGGACGTGCTTGTACAGATGttaattgggttttttggtAGCAGTATGCTTGtgcccctgcctgtgcccaggAGTTCTGCTTTTAATCTGTTTGTTTCATATTACAACAGAGCTGTAATGTGTTTTACCCTTTCATTACTAATGCAGCATCTCGCATTTACTTAATCCACTTTAGCACAATTATTGGTCAGAATGCATTATGAATGATGTACAGTGAGTAATTACTACTTCTAATTAAAGTATAAACTTTGCAATTACAGATTTCCACAAGACTTTTTGGTAATTTTACAGATTTTGAGGTATGGAATGTCCATCCATTTTTAACAGCTGAtagaaaaaggacaaagaaagaGATGATGGAGTTTTTAGTAGCAGTGTCTGATAAATGTTCAAAGCTaagattaattatttaaatgatgTAAATCTTTGTATTCTCAAAGTTGATTCTGAAGCGAACATGTCCAGAGATCAAAGACAGCGAGTCATCTGAATGAGCATTTGCGCTTGAGCACCCAAAAAAGTTGAATCTATCCTGAACCTGAAAATTGAAGATTTTATATCCTGAACTGAAAAACTGAATTGTTAATAGTAGTAAGACAGACACACCTCTAGAAGGTATACATTCATCATGCTGTACACATGGGATATAAAATGGCAGTGAATAGAATATAATGCATTCATAAATATCTCTTGTAAATAATAACTgcttttccaattaaaaaagaGTAAGTCTTTGCATCTTCATTTACAGCGTATGTGTCAGATGTACCCCATTGTCCTCACCATGATGAGTCATTGTCAAGGCTGAGAGAAACACTGTATTTCCAcaccctcctgctcctgtttATCCTCAGGACAGACACTTTGCAAGTCAGTTTGTGCACCTGAATGCCAGATGGAGAGTGGTGTTAGTGCTCAAAGTTGGAGAACTCTTTGGTTTACAATGGTACTTAGTATAATTAGTGCATTTTACAAATACTCAACAATGCCTTAAGCCAGTTGAGTCCTGAAGTCCTGCTCTGTATTCTCACTAGAACATGCTTACTTAGAAGCCACTCTGAATTTCATCTTATTTTCCACATTAAGGTAACATAAGAAGAGACCTTTTGTTGTTGAAAGCATGTAGTGCCAGTCCCAGAACAAGATCAGCTGCAGGTGTTATATGTTAGCTTGGAGTTCCTGTGTCGTGACTTTAGCATGGGTCACTTGCACGTCTGGGGTTGCAGTATCAAAagttattgatttattttttaaaaccctctccaaattttcctggttttcctaAAAAGAAGCCGGTAAGTCACAATTATTGTTTACAATTCAGCTGTCAGTAGAGTGATCCACATTCAGCACACTGCTGCTTTTGGTACATTTTACTCCAGATGAACATCAAATGAACACCCTCCTGCTTCGGGAGggtgcttttaaagaaacagTTACGGGATGTTCTAGTTGCTAGAACACAGCTCTCAAGCTCACTCACTTCTTCCACAATGCTTACTGTCAAGGCAActtcttttctaaaacaaattttaaacagATCTTATCACAGATACCTTTATTTAGATTTCCTAGATTACGCCAAGCTAAACACAGTCCCAGATTTCCAAAAGCTGGACAAAACTGAAGTGCCTCAGACGCCAAGTGTCTTTGCTGAGCTCATGATATGCAGCTGAATGTATTAATTCTGGGAGGAATGTAGGATCTGCTTCTCTGCTGGAAACATCCTGGGTGACATTCTGAGCACCCAGAGTGGTGGGGTGGTACTCACCAGGGAGCTCTCCACTTTTCTGCATGTAGGAGAGCCAAGTCAGCCTGGATTATTGGGATTGCTTGGAATGCAGTGGGAAGACTCTTGGCCAGCTTTTGTGCTTGTGCTCTTTAAATCTCTGCAGAACACAATAAAGCCTGACTTTCAGGTCATGTTGCGTGTGTGCACTGTATGTTACATGCTCTGGAAGCAGTGAGGGGTTTAGAACTGCCAGAGAAAGCAATAGACAGCTCTCTAAAACAAATTACAGGAGATGGAagtaagaaataagaaaatatgctCCACTTTGAGCATGAGGTGAATCATTTCAGAAGAGTTACTGCCTGAGGCCTGCAGCTTAGCATAGAAAGAAAGTAATGTGGACGTGGTGCATTAAGAATTTCAAGTTCAGTTTACCGCTCTTTAATATCAGCTTGGTAGTCAATTGAAGGTTGTATAAAAGAGCCCATGGCTCACAGACAAGAAGCTTTGTGGAAACTTTAGATAAAATTCATAAATATCTTAGTTGATTTTTAAACTCATACATGTAAATGTAAAAATGCCCAACTGCACTTACCCTGAAAGGATCATTGTCATCTTTCCAAACTGCCTCTTCAGTTATAACACACAGCTCCTATGTAAAGAGTCTCTCCTGAAGGAATAGTTCTGTTTTGGTCAATCTTTTCACATATACTTGAAATAAGCACGCACATTTCATGGTATTCTGTTGCAACCTTAGAACTAATAACAGTATCCTTTTCCTCCAGTGCATCACTAATGATTtaaacaaaccaaatcaaacaatGCTGGGACACTTAATATAATTGCAGAAAGGAATCAAGTAACGGCTGAGGTTCACTATGCAAGAATTTATATTGCCTCTTATTAT
This sequence is a window from Hirundo rustica isolate bHirRus1 chromosome 4, bHirRus1.pri.v3, whole genome shotgun sequence. Protein-coding genes within it:
- the LOC120752053 gene encoding probable G-protein coupled receptor 19 gives rise to the protein MDNSSSLVLLLTLLLLNMSSPKASTPPADCEVAEPPPPGAGSSRNHSLVEYGLSPGEIAAASVVWGALWLISVLGNFLVCLVIHRSRRTQSTTNYFVVSMACADLVSSVGSAPFLLLQLSSGRWMLGSGVCRLVRYIQYLTPGVQIYVLLAISVDRFYTIVYPLSFKVSRGKAKKMILVSWLWGALFASPACFLYGSSSDHHCNFFLPSSWLGAASGGIHLSVLSLLIPSLLIILCYQKLFIYIWGSGAEDTAGRKTMNLISRRKEKTAKMFFIFVLDFLLSWLPFFTVQLWHPQETDYRKSSLLFLAVTWISFSSSASKPILFYINNANFRRGMQEFCCVWKYPRSKIYTITISSRTDKNNHVGIRDTPAPAQPYHHL
- the MRPS35 gene encoding small ribosomal subunit protein mS35; this encodes MAARAGRCCRAGLSCGALLSPALLSRAAGGAPGTPRWGLAAFSSAAAVSGREGPQPAEGSLRRRGRTPQFLRSAAPPRTERMAVDQDWSSVYPTAAAFKPASVPLPIRMGYPVKRGVPPPKEGNLELIKIPNFLHLTPPAIKKHCAALKDFCTEWPSALDSDEKCEQHFPIEIETVDYVSSGTSIRNPKARVVTLRVKLSNLNLDDHAKKKLIKLVGERYCQETDVLTITTDRCPLRRQNYDYGMHLLTVLYHESWKTEKWESEKSEEDMEEYIWENSRSQKNALDTLLRIKAAENVRNVTKEELLASEVVKNYRNSVIALKNEGETESNISQYKESVKKLLNIQA